One Sporomusaceae bacterium ACPt DNA window includes the following coding sequences:
- the flgG_1 gene encoding Flagellar basal-body rod protein FlgG, with translation MIRALWTAGTGMVAQQANLDMISNNLANVNTTGFKKSRVEFQDLMYQTLRQAGAATGPDTQLPSGVQVGHGVREVATQKLYTQGNFQNTGNDFDLAIEGDGFFQITMPDGTLAYTRDGSFKKDSQGRMVTAEGYPLEPAITIPENATGITVSSDGLVTATLSTGTQDIGQITIARFVNPAGLESIGRNLVKETAASGAPTVGNPGTDGAGTLVQQYLEMSNVQVVEEMVNMIVAQRAYEVNSKAIQTADDMLGQAASLKR, from the coding sequence ATGATTCGTGCATTGTGGACTGCCGGGACAGGCATGGTCGCCCAGCAAGCTAACCTTGATATGATTTCCAACAATCTGGCTAACGTCAATACCACCGGCTTTAAGAAAAGCCGGGTGGAGTTTCAAGATCTTATGTATCAAACGCTCCGCCAGGCAGGCGCTGCTACCGGACCGGATACCCAACTGCCGAGCGGGGTTCAGGTTGGACATGGCGTCCGCGAAGTGGCCACGCAAAAACTTTACACTCAAGGCAACTTTCAAAATACCGGCAACGACTTTGACCTTGCTATTGAGGGCGACGGCTTCTTTCAAATAACTATGCCGGACGGCACACTGGCCTATACTCGTGACGGTTCGTTCAAAAAAGACTCTCAGGGCCGGATGGTAACTGCCGAAGGCTATCCGCTGGAACCGGCTATTACCATTCCCGAAAATGCCACGGGGATAACCGTTTCGTCTGACGGACTTGTTACTGCCACTTTATCTACCGGCACTCAAGATATAGGTCAAATTACCATTGCCCGTTTTGTCAACCCGGCCGGCTTAGAGAGTATTGGCCGCAATCTGGTAAAGGAAACTGCGGCTTCAGGCGCGCCGACGGTCGGCAACCCGGGAACCGACGGGGCCGGCACGCTGGTACAGCAATACCTGGAAATGTCCAATGTTCAAGTAGTAGAAGAAATGGTGAATATGATTGTTGCCCAGCGGGCTTATGAAGTAAACTCGAAAGCCATCCAGACAGCTGACGACATGCTGGGCCAGGCGGCTTCCTTAAAACGGTAG
- the flgG_2 gene encoding Flagellar basal-body rod protein FlgG, whose product MIRGIYTAASGMLAETTRTDTIANNLANANTTGYKKDIAVSKDFASLLIRRINDGQDAPVIGTLGIGAMIDQVATIQTAGGMRPTGSSLDFAVDGKGFFAIETPAGVRFTRNGAFTRSAQGELVTHEGYRVLGQNGPLRIPDGKISVDGSGRITNGGIAAGQLRVVEFADERQLVKEGDSLFRAPGNGRPASGNVVQGFLEQSNVNVVSEMVNLIAGYRAYEVNAKTVQAHDQLLDKAVNEVGKV is encoded by the coding sequence ATGATTCGGGGTATTTATACGGCAGCTTCCGGTATGCTGGCGGAAACCACAAGGACCGATACGATTGCCAACAACTTGGCCAACGCAAATACTACCGGCTATAAAAAAGACATTGCCGTATCCAAAGATTTTGCCAGCTTGTTAATCCGGCGGATCAATGACGGCCAAGACGCGCCGGTTATCGGTACTTTAGGCATTGGCGCCATGATTGATCAAGTGGCCACCATACAAACTGCCGGCGGTATGCGTCCCACCGGCAGCTCCCTGGATTTTGCCGTTGACGGTAAAGGCTTTTTTGCTATTGAGACACCGGCAGGTGTGCGTTTTACCCGAAACGGCGCTTTTACCCGCAGCGCCCAGGGCGAGCTGGTTACTCATGAAGGGTACCGGGTACTTGGTCAAAACGGCCCGCTGAGAATTCCGGACGGAAAAATATCTGTTGACGGGTCTGGCAGGATAACAAATGGCGGTATTGCTGCCGGACAACTGCGTGTTGTTGAGTTTGCCGACGAACGCCAACTGGTAAAAGAAGGCGACAGTCTCTTCCGGGCGCCTGGCAACGGTCGTCCGGCTTCCGGCAACGTAGTACAGGGATTTTTAGAACAGTCCAATGTCAATGTAGTTTCCGAGATGGTTAATCTTATCGCCGGTTACCGGGCCTATGAAGTAAACGCCAAAACGGTGCAGGCTCATGACCAGCTTTTGGACAAAGCTGTCAATGAAGTTGGCAAAGTTTAA
- the mbl gene encoding Cell shape-determining protein Mbl has translation MGGAGDGGKGLGFEMFGTMDIGVDLGTANVLVYIKGKGIVLREPSVVAIDRDSNRILAIGEEARRMLGRTPGNIIAIRPLREGVIADYDTTESMLRHFIQKVAGKNFFFKPRIMVCIPSGVTTVEKRAVLEAAMQAGARKTYLIEEPLAAALGAGLEISEPCGAMVVDIGGGTTDVAVLSLGGIVVSESLRIGGDKFDEALVRHVKKEYNILIGERTAEEIKVAIATAYPNGRNETMEIRGRDLVSGLPKTIRMSSAETREALAEPVSLIVECVKAVLEKTPPELAADIVDRGIVMTGGGSLIHGLDKLIIQETGIPTYLAEDPLSCVALGTGKALDALESLQDSLTTLKKGNIAG, from the coding sequence TTGGGGGGCGCGGGCGATGGCGGAAAGGGGTTAGGATTCGAAATGTTTGGAACAATGGATATTGGAGTCGATTTGGGAACAGCTAATGTTTTAGTATACATAAAAGGTAAGGGTATTGTATTAAGAGAACCGTCAGTGGTAGCTATTGACCGCGATAGCAACCGGATCCTGGCAATTGGCGAGGAGGCCCGCCGTATGCTTGGCCGGACTCCGGGAAATATCATTGCCATCCGTCCCCTGCGCGAAGGTGTAATTGCTGATTATGACACCACTGAAAGCATGCTTAGGCATTTTATTCAAAAAGTAGCCGGTAAGAACTTCTTTTTTAAACCGCGGATCATGGTGTGCATTCCGTCAGGCGTAACCACAGTGGAAAAACGGGCAGTGCTTGAAGCCGCTATGCAGGCGGGAGCACGTAAGACGTACTTGATTGAAGAACCGCTAGCCGCTGCGCTCGGTGCCGGGCTGGAGATTTCTGAACCCTGCGGGGCCATGGTGGTTGATATCGGCGGCGGCACTACCGATGTTGCTGTGCTCAGCCTTGGCGGCATTGTTGTTAGTGAGTCGCTCCGGATTGGCGGCGACAAATTTGATGAAGCCCTCGTCCGTCATGTTAAGAAAGAATATAACATCTTGATTGGGGAACGTACTGCCGAGGAAATTAAAGTAGCTATCGCTACCGCCTATCCCAATGGCCGCAATGAAACCATGGAAATCCGCGGCCGCGACTTGGTATCCGGTTTGCCCAAGACCATACGCATGAGTTCGGCTGAGACCCGGGAGGCGCTGGCTGAACCGGTATCACTTATTGTTGAATGCGTTAAAGCAGTGCTTGAGAAGACTCCGCCCGAGCTGGCTGCCGATATTGTCGACCGGGGTATTGTTATGACCGGGGGCGGTTCGCTTATTCACGGATTGGACAAGCTTATCATCCAGGAAACAGGCATTCCCACATATCTGGCGGAAGACCCGCTGTCTTGTGTTGCTCTGGGAACCGGTAAAGCGCTTGATGCGCTGGAAAGTTTGCAGGATAGCCTGACAACTTTGAAAAAAGGCAATATTGCAGGGTAA